The following proteins are encoded in a genomic region of Amphiura filiformis chromosome 18, Afil_fr2py, whole genome shotgun sequence:
- the LOC140139578 gene encoding uncharacterized protein, whose translation MTSSSRRPQNLFNLKPHKCIYCRRHFHDTCLYLSHLIKHRKRIRPYWYESDTKEKLYECQHCNIYFIRKQKWMDHECTPTIRKTIFTHLNGRSPIHSKDKPHIHVCNVCNKDFTNEYYYMMHIGIHSNEETDWMDHECTQTFRKKHLNKLSQIHSKEKPHVCKECNKGFTLPYLLKMHEAIHSKEKPHVCTVCNKGFALPRYLKKHEAIHSNEKRHVCKVCNKGFTLAYNLKQHKASHSKEKPYVCTVCNKGFPLPRHLKRHEAIHSNEKPHVCKVCNKGFTLACGLQRHKASHSKEKPYVCKVCNKGFTLKRNLKQHEAIHRKERPYVCKVCNKGFTLKCNLKQHEAIHRKERPYVCSVCNKDFALASNLKKHEAIHSNEKPHVCTVCNKGFTLAYGLKQHRASHSEEKPYVCTVCNKGFTLPRHLKQHEAIHSNGKPHVCKVCNKGFALTSNLKKHRASHSEEKPYVCTVCNKGFTLPQYLKQHEAIHRKERPYVCMVCNKGFPLASNLKKHEAIHSNEKPHACTVCNKGFTWAYDLKQHKASHSEEKPYVCTRVQQGFYTATLLEKALCNKGFTWAFSFKRHIAIHSNEKPYVCKVCNKGFALAYGLKQHKASHSEEKPYVCEVCNKGFIHACNLKQHTKIHSKEKPHICKVCNKGFTLAFNLKKHTKTHSTEKPYVCEVCNKGFTLAYNLKQHTKMHSKEKPYVCEVCNKGFTRAYDLKHTMKHSKEKPHICKICNKGFTQANNLKRHTKMHSNQMQHICKISNTGFTQADLLKQHIAIHCKGKPHHVHVCKVCDESFTLAFNLKKHTKTHSIEKPYVCEVCNYRPYLKN comes from the exons ATGACTTCCAGTTCCAGAAGACCTCAAAACTTGTTCAACCTGAAGCCtcacaaatgtatatattgcagaaGGCATTTCCATGACACTTGTCTATATCTGAGTCACCTGATCAAACACAGGAAGCGGATTAGACCATATTGGTATGAATCAGACACCAAAGAGAAGCTTTATGAATGCCAACACTGTAACATATACTTCATACGAAAACAGAAATGGATGGACCATGAATGTACTCCAACTATTAGAAAAACCATCTTCACACACCTGAATGGACGCTCACCGATTCACAGCAAAGATAAGcctcatatacatgtatgtaacgtATGCAACAAGGACTTCACAAATGAATATTATTATATGATGCACATAGGAATCCATAGCAATGAAGAGACCGATTGGATGGACCATGAATGTACTCAGACTTTTAGAAAAAAACACTTGAATAAACTTTCACAGATTCACAGCaaagagaagcctcatgtatgtaaagaatgtaacaagggctttacactgcCATATCTTTTGAAAATGCATGAAGCAATTCATAGCAAAGAGAAACCTCATGTATGtacagtatgcaacaagggctttgcaCTGCCACGTTACTTGAAAAAGCATGAagcaatccatagcaatgagaagcgtcatgtatgtaaagtatgtaaTAAGGGGTTTACACTGGcatataatctaaaacagcacaaAGCAAGTCATAGTAAAGAGAAGCCTTATGTATGTACGGTGTGCAACAAGGGTTTTCCACTGCCACGTCACTTGAAAAGGCATGAagcaatccatagcaatgagaagcctcatgtatgtaaagtatgtaaTAAGGGCTTTACACTGGCATGTGGCCTACAACGGCACAAAGCAAgtcatagcaaagagaagccttatgtatgtaaggtatgcaacaagggctttacactgaAACGTAACTTGAAACAGCATGAAGCAATACATAGGAAAGAAAGGCCTTATGTTTGTAAGgtgtgcaacaagggctttacactgaAATGTAACCTGAAACAGCATGAAGCAATACATAGGAAAGAAAGGCCTTATGTATGTTCGGTATGCAACAAGGACTTTGCACTGGCAAGTAACTTGAAAAAGCATGAAGCAATCCATAGCAAcgagaagcctcatgtatgtacaGTATGCAATAAGGGCTTTACACTGGCATATGGCCTAAAACAGCACAGAGCAAGCCATAGTGAAGAGAAACCTTATGTATGTACGGTGTGCAACAAGGGTTTTACACTGCCACGTCACTTGAAACAGCATGAAGCAATCCATAGCAATgggaagcctcatgtatgtaaagtatgtaaTAAGGGCTTTGCACTGACAAGTAACTTGAAAAAGCACAGAGCAAGCCATAGTGAAGAGAAGCCTTATGTATGTACGGTGTGCAACAAGGGTTTTACACTGCCACAATACTTGAAACAGCATGAAGCAATACATAGGAAAGAAAGGCCTTATGTATGTATGGTGTGCAACAAGGGCTTTCCACTGGCAAGTAACTTGAAAAAGCATGAAGCAATCCATAGCAACGAGAAGCCTCATGCATGTACAGTATGCAATAAGGGCTTTACATGGGCATATGACCTAAAACAGCACAAAGCAAGCCATAGTGAAGAGAAGCCTTATGTATGTACGCGTGTGCAACAAGGGTTTTACACTGCCACGTTACTTGAAAAAGCAT tatgcaacaagggctttacatgGGCATTTTCTTTTAAACGGCacatagcaatccatagcaatgagaagccttatgtatgtaaggtatgcaacaagggctttgcaCTGGCATATGGCTTAAAACAGCACAAAGCAAGTCATAGTGAAGAGAAGCCTTATGTATGTGAAgtgtgcaacaagggctttataCATGCATGTAACTTGAAACAACACACAAAGATACACAGCAAAGAGAAGCCACatatatgtaaagtatgcaacaagggctttacactggcATTTAACTTGAAAAAACACACAAAGACACACAGCACAGAGAAGCCTTATGTATGTGAAgtgtgcaacaagggctttacactggcATATAACTTGAAACAACACACAAAGATGCacagcaaagagaagccttatgtatgtgaagtatgcaacaagggctttacacggGCATATGACTTGAAACACACAATGAAACACAGCAAAGAGAAGCCTCATATATGTAaaatatgcaacaagggctttacacaggCAAATAACTTGAAACGGCACACAAAGATGCACAGCAATCAGATGCAACATATTTGTAAAATAAGCAACACAGGCTTTACACAGGCAGATTTATTGAAACAGCACATAGCAATACATTGCAAAGGAAAGCctcatcatgtacatgtatgtaaggtATGCGACGAGAGCTTTACACTGGCATTTAACTTGAAAAAACACACAAAGACGCACAGCATAGAGAAGCCTTATGTATGTGAAGTGTGCAATTACCGGccttacctaaaaaactag